The Microcebus murinus isolate Inina chromosome 1, M.murinus_Inina_mat1.0, whole genome shotgun sequence genome includes a region encoding these proteins:
- the LOC105866453 gene encoding uncharacterized protein LOC105866453 gives MASSSPPSRPLPLTLSPHSSETGLSAREGLGGPQPPGAHERGPTESAGWVPPRSLEGFRGKREMEMKEQEQRGARGGRGAELTQAWALGRRWLSSAGRRPGSAPRAGAPASDFPGGGFCLFCRRRRSCGCRGRGRGRRELLSLGGRRARSLEAHGSGRGAPRGSPQPPGARIQPRRLGPGTLRPGAQQTPRRRRFGGCAARAGRRGGQGRARLPSARPASPPGGGSLGGRRRHQAHRSPSRAEPEPLPPPPRAAPGLPPRVPARVWGRRAGGERLGEGARTGVGAEDRTLSREGMLQASVLAGVELQNPPVNPLRHVML, from the exons ATGGCTTCTTCAAGTCCCCCATCCCGACCGCTCCCCCTCACTCTCTCACCCCACTCCTCTGAGACCGGTCTGAGCGCGAGGGAAGGGCTCGGAGGACCCCAGCCGCCGGGCGCCCACGAGAGGGGACCAACGGAGAGCGCAGGGTGGGTGCCACCGAGAAGTTTAGAAGGATTCCGGGGAAAGAGGGAGATGGAGATGAAAGAGCAGGAGCAGCGGGGGGCaaggggaggcagaggagcagAACTTACTCAGGCATGGGCGTTGGGGCGGCGGTGGCTGTCGAGTGCGGGCCGGAGACCGGGATCGGCTCCCCGGGCGGGCGCGCCGGCGTCGGACTTCCCAGGCGGCGGCTTCTGCCTCTTCTGCCGCCGCCGCCGGAGCTGCGGCTGCCGCGGAA ggggaaGGGGCCGGCGGGAGCTGCTCTCGCTCGGCGGTCGCCGCGCCCGCAGTCTAGAGGCGCACGGGAGCGGCCGGGGCGCCCCCCGCGGGAGCCCGCAGCCACCCGGGGCGCGCATCCAGCCGCGGCGCCTCGGGCCGGGCACGCTGCGCCCGGGGGCTCAGCAgaccccgcgccgccgccgcttcGGAGGTTGTGCGGCGCGGGCTGGCCGGCGGGGCGGCCAGGGCCGGGCCCGCCTCCCCAGCGCCCGCCCGGCTTCTCCCCCTGGCGGTGGGAGCCTCGGCGGCCGCCGGCGACACCAAGCGCACCGGAGCCCGAGCCGAGCCGAGCCcgagccgctgccgccgccgccgcgggccgCTCCCGGGCTCCCTCCCCGCGTGCCGGCCCGAGTGTGGGGGCGGCGGGccggaggggagaggctgggcgaGGGGGCGCGCACAGGGGTTGGCGCCGAAGACCGGACTCTCAGTCGCGAGGG